ATTGTGTATGCCATCTTCCACGCACTCCCCAACCAGGTGCCAAGATTTTGATGGCAACAGTCATCCTTTTGACAAACCTGGTGACATGAGCCGCCTACCAGAGGAATTCCAGAAAGCTGTTAAAATGGTATGTATTCTAAAGCTTTTTATCTTTTGATAGACATTTGCTTGGTTTTGTTGGAGTGAGTTGCATGACCTAATTTGTAGATTTGGCTATCAAAAGTTCACATATATTACTTTAAATCATAACCTCAATTTTGAGGGAGCGGGAGGAGGCTCCCTATAGCCCTAACTGAAACCCTTAATTGCACTTTTTATGTCAGTGATTCATAGCTCAAGAATTTCCTAAAGGACTGTCTTTTATGAAATATATCTGATACTAGTTAAATGCATTTTTAGGTGAATGCttatttattcacatatttaaTCCACTTCAGGCAACTTTTTTCCGCGGTTTTGCTTCATAACCTTATCAAAGTTTACtcacaatatgaaaaatatagggGATAAAATTCATCGTCATCTATGACATTGgtggattggaaaaaaaaaaagtaaagatgagaatttgaaaatggaatatTAGTAGTCTCGCAAGAAAGGGAAGAGTGTTGGTCGATTTTGTACagagaaagaaattattatttaatatatacagAACACTAAATGGAAGAGGGAAAATGCAAAAAAAGCTTGGGGAAGGATATAAAGTTTACTACACAAGGGGAGATACAAGGAGAAATAGTGTAAGAATTATTCTTTTCCGAGATTTGCAAGAGAATGTCATAGTGAGCCAATGTATCAGTGGCAGGCTCGTGGGCTCAAATTTGGTAAAAGATCAAAGAGTATGGTATATCATCTCGCCATATGTCTCTAAAGAAGGGTGTAgtgaagaggaaaaggaggaattCGGAGAGAACTTAGAATACTATATAGAAAGTGTTGAAACAAGTGAGCTATTAGTATTATCAGGAATATGAGTGGCCATGTAGATGAAAGTTCTGACCGTTTTGAAGGAATACATTCAGGAAGAGGTTTTGGAAGAAGAAACCAGGAAAGGTGAGAGATTGTTAGGATTAGCAGAAGCTATGAATCAGATTGTCTTCAATacacagtttgaaaaaaaaagttatctggCAACATGTAAGTGAAAAAAGTGAGATTCATATTGATTATGTCTGTTAGAATGGGAGACAAGAAAATTATGGATTCTTTCAAATGAATGTTATGGTAGCAGACTTTACGTTGAAAGCAATAAGGAGAAGAAAATTCCCAAACAGGAATAGGAGGATCAAAACTTTGAAGCTGAGGGAGGAGAAAGCAAAAGGGTTCAGAAATAAAGTGGAAAGGGCCAGAGAAGAGAAACATGTAAATGGAATGTTGGAATTGCGCGGATAGATATGGGATGTTATGAAATAGGTTGTGGTGCCAACAGCAGCAAAAGTTTGTGGGAGGACAAGTACTAAATAGCAACAGGATAAAGCAacatgttggtgaaaaaaaaaaggtttaaacagATGCGAAGGAAAAGAGTATAGCCAAAAGAAGGTGGAAAGAAGGTAACAACTTCCAAGCTAGTGAGGAATATAGATGGATAAAGAGGGAAACAAAGAggatattattaattgcaaagggaGAAACCAGGAGAGAGTTTTATGAGAGGATAGGAACAATTGAGGGAGAAAAGATAACCTACAGAATTGCAGAAGCAAGAAGAAAAGACAAGCAGGATGTAGGATAAGTAGGAATTATTCAAGATGAAAATGGAAGTATCTAAATTGAGGAAGAAGTCAAGAGAAGATGAAAAGCCCATTTTTCACAACTATTAAACACTGAGAATGAGTATGAAGAACTAGAAAATGCTCCTCCAGTAGAAGGACCAATGATGAAGTTAAGAATGTGacaaagaaaggaaaagtaaataaaactgCTGGAAAACCACAGTTACCAATAGAAATGATTGAGACATTGAAAAATCTAGGTAAAGTAGGTGTACACACTGTTGGAAAAGATCTGGGATGTAGAGGATATGCCAAGGGAATAGGAAGATAGTTGGATGACCAAACTGTGTAAACAAAAAGGAGACATGTTAAATTGTGGGAACTACAAAGGACTAAAGCTATTGGAGActgtattcaagatactagaaagaatAGTGCAAGGAAGGTTGAGAGagtagatagatatacatgagcAATAGTTTAGGTTTCATAAAGGAAAGAGCGCAGTAGATGCTATTTTCAAAGCAAGAGAAAGTCTAAGACAAGTATCTAGAAGGAGACATGAAAGTTTACATGTGTTTATGTGTATCAAAAAAGCTAGTCTAtaagagtttgagagagagagagagagagagagagagagagagagagagagagagagagagagagagagagagagagagagagagagaagtttgtaaGGTTAGTGATGATAGATAAAGGGGCAACAACCAGCATACAGAGAAATATGGGGAGACTGAGACATCCCTTGTGGAGATTAGCCTCGATCGGGGATCTGCTCTAAGTTCATTCATCTTCTGTGTCATTATGGACACTACATCATCCGAATTAAAGAACAAGAAAGAATTGTGGGAACTGGTGTTAGCTGACGATTTAGTCACTatagtagacaaagaagaagaacagcaaaaaatatttttatcatggaAAGGAGCCCTAGAAAAGAAAGGATTGAGATGAACATTGGGTAGACAGAGCTAATGATTAGTAGTAGAGAAAGGTATGAATGAGTAAACATTCAAGTGGGATCAATATTAACACAGGAGGGAattactgagaaagcagtgagacagaTAGTAGAAGAGGCATGGTGAAAACAGAGAGAAGTAACAGGAGTTGTTTTAGACTTAAAACTCAAAATGAAGATCTATAAGTCAGTTTTCAAGACCATACTAATATATGAGGAAGAAACTTGGGCACCTAAGAAGAAGGAGGAGGGACTGTTGTAAAGAACTGAATATCACTACTGGTAAAGGGGGAGAGTCAAAATAttagaagaatgtgtggtatatgtaatgtaaaagataaggcaagggaagctcgtctgagattccatggccatgtaataagaaaaGAAGAGGTGGAATGAATCAAGAGAGGTAAGAACATACCAGTAATGGGGAGGTGAAGTATGGGGTGTCAGTGGATTAGATGGATGAATGTgatgaggagggatatgggtgaaCTAGGACTAAGGGAAAATACCAGGAATAGAAATAGATAGAGAAAGTTGACTTGAGCAGCCAGAAAGTCTCCCCACCCTGCGACTTAAAGTTTGGCAATTGTAAACAACTGACTTATGGAAATATTGAAAGTCAGTGATACATATAATAAATTTACAATCCCTGATGGGTGGTAAATCCTGTACAGTACCTCAGTTAGTTTCTAGTTTCAAAGTAGACCAATAAGCCAAACTAGTCCTAGTGGGGAAGGGCATGCTGTATCCTTCTGCCAAATATGTAAGTGCTATTTCTCCTCTTTCAAAGCACGACCAAGTATTGGAACGGAAAGGCTTCCGCACAAAGCAGCACAGCACTCACCAGAAGCCGCTTGATAAGCAACTGGCCAGAAAAAAGAAGTACCACAAAAAGCAGGTGACGGTTGTGGGGGAAGTTGGCTCACTAACTGAAGGTCAAGTCCAGTACGTGAAGATCTGTAGAGGCGAGGACTTGAGGGTAACTATACTTCTGGTTGTTTGTTAGGTTTAAGAGATAAGCTAAAATTAAAATCCAGTTTGTAAGCAGAATAGTCATTAGATTTTGTCAGTTTAATTATTGAGCATCTATGTTATTCATACTTTAGATTTTTTTGATTTAATCAAATATGCATCTATGGTGGTCTGAAACATGGCTAATTTAGAAACTGTACAAGCCATAGCATTGTTGATAGAAATTATAGAAGTCAGTTTAAGAGAATTGAGAATGCATCATTGTAAATGGTTACAGGCTATGGTAAGTGCAAATATTGCACAGCTTGTAGTTGCATAGAAGAATTTCTATAATAAATACTtagttaaagaattttttttttattttatgaacaatgaataGCAATGAAGTTTAATTTTGCTACATTCagattgcatatatatgcatataaaactgCTTATTTTGTGTCAAGTTTAATGTGCAGGAGAGTCATGCATGTTCACCCAATTGAAAAATgtatatggcaataattatggtCTTTCATATTTCAGAAACAaccgaatagtaataataataaaacacaacaGCATTTTGTGTTCTTCCTCAGGCCCCAAATATGACGTTCAACCTTTATTGTCGATACATAAATAATAGTTCACCCCAATTTTTAATCGGCCTACTGAAGATGGAAGTCCACTCGTTATCTCCCTACGTCATTACCATCAAGGGCGTGGTGACGCCTTCAGAGGCCAAGGCCCTCAAACAGACGGCCTCTCGTTTCTTGGAGAAATCCAGCACCTTCAGATACAACGGAGAGAGTGAAGTTAGCTACCAGAGAACTAGTTCCACGTAAGAAGTAATTCAGTTATAGAATCAGAGAAGTGAAGATATGTAATTGAATTTCCTTCCAAAAGGATTAAAGTATATGTTGTCATTAAAAGCCAATAACAGCTATGGAGCCTAATCTATACCTTATGTGGTGAACTGAGGGCCATACATTAACATTTATGTTAACAAGtttttatgaaaagaaacttaATGAATATTTCATTATTACTAAACCAGATTTCCGTGCCTGTCTTCGCTGATAAAATTACACTAACTTAACCCAAATTTCTTCTTATACTTTTCAGTGCCTGGTTATATGAACACAATGACCATCACCTGCCTCTCCTCACTACTCGCATCGAAAGACTGACTGGCCTAAATGCAGTCCAGTACACTGGTAGTGAAACATATCAGGTAAGAGTAAAATGATCATGTAAATTTTGAAATTCTGAAGGTACAAAATACCAGTTGTGAGCCAAGCACCGTGTCAGTCATGGATCGCTCGCCTGTCTGCCTGCAGTGCATAgagttattaaaattataaatacagtTAACTCCCCATTAACACGGTTCTGTTAACCCAGTTTAAAAGATACACGAGAtcaaacattcataatttttataatgacCTGCCAGCATCTGCTGACATCAAGAAAAAGACTTGCCTATGAACAGGAGGACTGTATCCTTTTGGTACTACCCTCCCTAAGTTACATTATTGTGTGTGCATGTAGAAGAGATATGCTAGACCTATGTTCTTTTCCCACCATTTTACTTTgccattgataatgataacaatattcagTGATGATTCTTTACTGAAGCATTTGTGTAATACCTGACAGGTCGTAAACTACGGCATAGGAGGGCACTACACAGTACACCATGATGCCACAGCCTCGAATCTTACCTACAATCGTATGGCTACTTTCCTCATCTATCTCACCGATGTACAGCAAGGCGAGTGTCCTTCATTTGCTTCATCATTGGAATCTCTATACTGTGCTTAAGGAATCACAAATTTGTTAAAGTCTCATAATTCCCTAAGATTGCCTAAATTGGTTACCCCCTTAGGTCTGCATGTATTTTGGAAAACATGTATATGAATTTTATGATATTAGAAAAGCATTCCTGATCTATCATAGGTTGTTCCTTGACTATACGAGGGGGGACCCAAAAGTAACCGGAATTGTCATAGAATGTTATTCAGCTATTGTTACATGTTTATAGtcttatcaccttcaaagtactctccatttgaagcaatgcaccggtccagacgtgttttccactgttgaaagcagttctggaactcttgtgaagttatttttttaatgactccgtcgttttcttcttaacctcttcgacgtctgcaaaacgttttcctttgaggactttcttcattcgggggaacaaaaaaaagtcacagggagcaagattgggtgaatagggagggtgggtaagtagggtcatgccattcttggtcagaaactgtctcacactcaaggcggtgtgcgctggTGCATTGTCGTGATGAAGCCACCACCCTCCAGTTTGCCACAGGTCGGGGCGTTTCCGTCTCACGGAATCTCGCAAACGCTTCAGCACTGCCAAGTAAAGCGTCTGGTTAACAGTGTGACCTGTAGGAACGAATTCTTTGTGGACAATTCCTTTCACATCGAAGAAACAAATCAGCATCGTCTTGACACTGGACTTCACTTGACGCGCTTTTTTGGGTCGTGGTGACGTTGGATGTTTCCACTGACTTTATTGCTGCTTTGTTTCTGGGTCATAGCCGTAGCACCAGCTTTCGTCACCTGTGATGACCTTCGAAAAAAGGTCTGGATCAACTTCCAAGTGTTCTTTCAGATCACGACAGGCATCCATTCGTGACTGCTTTTGACCGTCCGTGAGCAAGCGAGGCACCATTTTTGCTGCAACTCTTTTCATTCCCAATTCGTCGTTCAAAATTCGTTGGCATGAGCTCCAGGACACACCACTCAAAGTAGCAAGTTCATCAATTGTTCTGCGATGGTCTTCCAAGATCAGTTCATGAATTTTCATGATGTTTTCATCCGTTTGAGAGCTTGAAGGTCGCCCTGAACGAGGCTGGTCTTCCAGTGACATTTGACCACTCTTAAAGTGTGCAAACCACTCAAAAACTTGTGTTTTACTCATGGCAACATCCTTGTACGCTGTTTGAAGCATAGCAACTGTTTCAGCTGTCGTTTTCCCCAGCAAAAAACATAATTTCGTGGCAGCACGCTGCTCCTTCCTTTCAGTCAtcgtaaaaatagacaaaaaggcGTGAGGCACTTCAAAAAAAATGTTAACCGGGAATCTATACGTCTTCACACGATGACGCCAGTTAACACACTGATGCCTGGGGGTTGCCTCAGGTAGCATCTAGCGGCGGAAGCCTGAATTACTACGGGCTTGTCAAACAGAAAACTATTCTGGTTACTTTTGGGTCCCCCCTCCTAGAAGATTTTGACAGAATTATTCGTATAGCATCTTTTAGTTATGTGTATATTGTTAAGGAAGACTGAAGTATTATTTTTGTGCAAGGCTACATACTTCGTAAAACATTCAATCACAGGTGACTGTTGTGTTTTGCTTTATCATTTTGTTTGAAAAAGACAGTTTTGATGTTTGAAATGGAATTAGATTCAGCTCATTTTGGGGCATCAAATGATAATAcaattttcatttccatataaaattatattataaccATTCATTTATAAAATCAAACATTCACAAATCCTCCAGAGATTTATCTTGCCATAATTTAATACTATCTGACACTGACTTCAATCGCAGTACTTGAAGATATTGCCAAACACCTCAACGTCAATTCAGATTGAATGTCCTCTTCACTGCATTTGATAAGAAGTTATCCTAAGATGGGAACTGATATACTTGATACCGTGAACGTCATTAATTtcattaagaatgaaaaaaataaatgttttatcagAATAGTTTGTAAAGGCTCAATTTCTAAATGATTTACTTTTACTTCCTTGTTCAAATATAGTTGAAATATAGTAATATAGCAATGATTTAGCTTCAACTAAACTCTAATGTTCAAATATTATTTAATCCTAAAAGTCAATAGGATATAAACtttatttcttgttattttcaataataataataataataataataataataataataataataataataataataataatgataataataataataataataataataataataaatatgtgagTGCATAGTCTAGAGAACTACCACTAAATACCACTTAGTACCCTTTAATGTCAAGAGGATTTGAAAACAGTAAATCGGTACAAGAACATAAAAAGTCAAATTGCTTTATGAACATTTTATTGGGCTGTGAGAAAAAATTTGCCTCTGAATACTCAGTTTTTTAGGGCAAATACTAACGAGACTAACACGTGATGTGCAGAAAACAGTCAGGTAGTACTGTAATGCCACCCACACAGTGTTCTCATGATTTTCAGGCCCCCTTTTTTCCTTAGCTTTCATTCCTTCTCCCTTACTCAGACCATAACTCTTTCACTTTCCCAATAGTAATTGTACCAGTATCACTTGCAGTTTAGTTATTTTGTGAATGTCTTCGGGTGTGTTCTTTGTAGAGTTGTGACCATGTGTTCTTTGTTAAATTATACCAGTTTTTCAACGTTAAGTTAACAATAACAGTACAGTAAAGCATCCAAACAATTGTCACCCACGATGAGTAAGAAAGATAATAATGAGACAATTAtcatagagataaaaaaaataaatgagtgaGAATTATGTTCAAGATACTCCTGTGGCAGACCTGGTAAAATGCACAATTGTACAAATCCATGATTTGtataattctgaagaaaaaaaaaaaaaagtaattgatgcTGCAAAAATTGTGCTGATATTTATGAAACAGCTGCCACATGTTCTTGATAACATTAAAAACTTGCTTCTCatcttgataaatgaaaaccaGTTAGCAGGAGATATGATTACTAAGAATATAATTTGTGAAAAGGCAAAGGTATTGTACAGTATGCTGATCTTGTTAAAAAAGTTAGTTAAATCAGCAGACAAAGAAGAGTAAACATTCAAAGCGAGACTTTAAGGCAGCAGAGGCATTCATTGTAGAATTTAGAAGATTCATGGATTCTGAGTCTGCAGCAATTGTTCAACTGTGATAGACAGGTCTTTTTTTGGAAGATGTTCAGAAAGACCTTCATTAATGCAGAAGAAAAGACAATTTTCAGTCATAGGCCCATGAAAGACCATTCAAACCTGTTGTTTTGTATTAATGCCAATGGGGACTATAAAATCCAACTTCTGTGGTATAATTCTTATCGCCAGTGTATTTATCTTCAACTTCTTAAGTATTTCAGCTATTTTCTGTAAGGATTAAGGCAGGACCTCAATTTGTTATGTATCCCTTACAAAGGAGTAAGGAAAAGACGAGTGCTCGAAAAGAGATGTATTCTCTATTAATTGAGACACTGATTTGAAATTTAGCAGTCTAACTGATGTATGCATGACATAAGGAAGACGTCACTACAATAACAGTAATGGAGTTGAATATAAGTTAAACTAAACTAAAGTAATATACAACATTCTGATGTATCACTTAGAGAATCCACGAGCATTTAAAAAGTACAAGGTGCAGAAGAAGCAGCTGAACGTTATGTGGGGATCAGACAACAAGGCTTAGGTGACTTGTAATTTTATTTGTGGAATGGGTTAATGAGATATTTGGTCCTGATGTTAAAAAGTACCCCATGGAGAAGAACCTCCAATTTCGAGTCttgttggttatatatatttctcctgcacatcctccagccattgaagataTCCTAATTGAGAAGTTAAGATTCATCAGAATGAATTTCCTACTACCAAACACCTATCCAATACTTCAACCCATGGACAAGCAGACGATCTCAAAGTTTAAGAAGCTTTACATAACAATGTTCCAGTAATGCTTTGAGATCAAAGAAGGGACCAACCTCACCCTCCGAGAGTTTTAGAAAGAACATTTCCACAATATCAGCAATCTCAAAATTATTGATAAAGCTTGAGGAGTCACTAACAGAACCCTCAATACTGCATGGAGGGAACTATGGCCTAAATACATTCCTGAACGTAACCTTGAAGGATTGAAACACATCTAGTGGGCAGTTGACAATGAAATTATGTCCTTTGGCAAGACAATGCATTATGAAGTGGACAAGAACGACATCAATTATCATCTGGACGAGCCTGGTGATCAGCTAATGACCAAGATGCTGGGGAGTTGCATAAGGACCAGAAACAAAAGGTAATGAAGGAGATTTCatctgaggaggaggaggggcagtGGCAAACCTCTGACTTCACGAGACATTAGGGAGATTTCAAGAATATGGAAAACTACAAAATTTTGTAGAAACCCATCATGCAGATAAGGCTTCAGGAGGGCAATCAGCGAATCTATGTACGGGCAATGTAATGTTGcatttccataaaatgttaatGAAAAGGCAAAAGCAGTCATCACTAGATAGGTTCCTTGTAAAAGTGCAATGTAAGAGTGCAATAAAAGACAATAAACTGTACAAAAAGCACAAATGAAGTGATTCACTTATTGAATTGTGAATGTcattcaagaaagagaactcctgATGTTTAACCAGAAATAAACTGAGGTACCACTGTGTTGGTGAATGTGAACAAATAAAGGGAAAAAGACAGTGTTACCACGACCCTTTGgtatattattttaatcatttgatttaacaaagaaatgaaTCTATAGGGTGTCCAAAAATAATGTAGacactctttggattgttgcaACTTGTTCAACTTATTGATATTAACATGGAAagcagattcacaggagagaaacaatacacatttaaagattctgagagttcacagtgaaaaagtaaggatacatggggtaATTTgagaatgttagaaaaaaaaatcagctcacataaagtgttcaaactggttcctgttctgctcaatacacttttcgcattgtgaaaatatggaactacaaactgttagtagcatttctctcggtatctgagtagattcttcttcaattgcctttctaagttcgtcaattatCTTAGGTTTTCTGCTGTGTACGCTTCAAAATgtgatggacgctcgattttgggatacctgtttcatgtgacagttgacgaacagattttcgtggggaattgtgaacatttgcaataacatcttgctctttagttgggcttgtcgatgttctttttcgtcctgaatgtccatTTCTCATGCAGtggatggtcccatgattttcaaagttatctacgattcgtgaaatggtgacgcgtgttggggcatctctgtggaactcactcataaatcgtctttgcacttcagctttatttccaaatttccagaatgttttccgaacaattttttttttttgcttaaatgtAAGCACAGTAGTcgtcattcttactccaaaatcaaatctgaaatagaaaaaaaagtttattagctattcaaagtcacagagtgtgtatacattattttgggacaatcTGTTATAATCATAGATGTGATTTTATCATTCATTCATCTATTTCACTTATCGAATAGGTTACGTAAAAATAAATTTGATCAATTTCAATTGATGGATATACTTGATTATTTTCTTACTTCAATTGTTCacaggtttatttatttgtttgataaTTTTCCTTCTCACCAGGAGGTTCGACTGTCTTTCCATGGCTGGGTTTTGGCGTCAAACCAAGCAAAGGAATGGGCCTCCTTTGGTACAACATGAAACCTTCTGGAGTTCGAGACGACATGTTAGAGCACGCAGCTTGCCCAGTCCTCTTCGGAGACAAATGGAGTaagatttattaattttctattctcagaaaTGTTTCTTAATTACATATGCCTGTAGAAAATTGTATTCTTCTGTAAGACTCTAATAGCAATATTGTCTTTTTCTAGTAATTAACAAATGGATAACATACGGTGGCCAGTTAACCAGAGTTCCTTGCACAAtcaatgaggaagatcaagtacaACAACCTCTTACATAAGACCAGCACTCAAGATTAGTAGTGTGACCGTGGTGTTTGAATAGTGATCAGTCCAGTGAATAGTGTGAAAACATAAACATGAACTAGCACCATTGATCCTGCTCATAACACTATATATTCCTCCATCAATCAGTTGTTGGCGCAGTCTTAGAT
This genomic stretch from Palaemon carinicauda isolate YSFRI2023 chromosome 21, ASM3689809v2, whole genome shotgun sequence harbors:
- the LOC137615264 gene encoding prolyl 4-hydroxylase subunit alpha-1-like; amino-acid sequence: MARFLIVLLTTTWVTMRSISCSEEKGGNETTRVKVTNPDLLRLLTPEQLEIGRSLPSSPPMGTSTFHLSRLAREEIKVAKKLNELQLLLQSVMRVLNRYAMSWSELSEADVGVQGWAEHPLHAYALTKHVALGWPSIEEALLHLQEKTVVVDQLLKRRNTTGIPTEEDLTSVAGGLARAHDFYSLNLTAISQSNLRSQLSPNPVPAKIIPSVWDLYRIGKEAIRINIWSSGVDFLRNALSRYNNSLVQTLCMPSSTHSPTRCQDFDGNSHPFDKPGDMSRLPEEFQKAVKMHDQVLERKGFRTKQHSTHQKPLDKQLARKKKYHKKQVTVVGEVGSLTEGQVQYVKICRGEDLRAPNMTFNLYCRYINNSSPQFLIGLLKMEVHSLSPYVITIKGVVTPSEAKALKQTASRFLEKSSTFRYNGESEVSYQRTSSTAWLYEHNDHHLPLLTTRIERLTGLNAVQYTGSETYQVVNYGIGGHYTVHHDATASNLTYNRMATFLIYLTDVQQGGSTVFPWLGFGVKPSKGMGLLWYNMKPSGVRDDMLEHAACPVLFGDKWIINKWITYGGQLTRVPCTINEEDQVQQPLT